GACTACGGGAGCTTCAAGCTCAAGTTGATGCCATGAAATCAGAGAAGGCTCAACTAGAAcgcgaggctgttgatgtCCGAAATCTTCTACAGGCAAAGATGTCCGAGGATGCAGAGGCCGGAGAGAGTCGCAAGCTACTTGAGCAGCAGACTCGGGACTTAAAGAACCAACTCTTTCAGGCACAGGCAGACCTCAGTAGAGAGAGACAGTCAAGAGATGACGTCCAAATGCTTGCGGAGCACAATTTTGCGGAGTTAAAAGACAAGTATGAGACATTGAATGAGGCGAAGATCACCATTGAAAAAGAGATGTATATCCAACAAGACAGCCTTCGACGAGCTACAGAGGCTCGTGTCGCCGCCGAACAATCCCGGAAAGAGCTTCAGACGGAACTCATCAAGCTTCGCGAGCGGTTCACCAGTGTTGAAGATGCTCGCCTGAGAGCTGAGGCTGAAATGGAACAGAGTCTAGTGAAGCAAAACAATCAGCGCCTAGACAGCATCAGGAAAGAATTCGACGATACGGTGGCCCGTTTGGAAGATGTAGAGTCGGAGAGGTCGCGCCTTGCAGGTCGAGAACAGCAATTGATGAACGCAATCGCTGAATCTGAAAACTTCCGTATCCGCCATGATCAGCATAAAGAACGCTTGGAGAGAGAATTGGTTACCCTCAAGGGCCGGTTAACGGCCTCCGAAAACGACAATCGTGCGCTCTTAACCAAAATTCAGCAGAAGAACTTAGACATCGCTAGGTCGACTTCAAAAGCCAGTGAAAACCAACGCCTACGTGTTACAACCCtccagaaagaaaagacaaagcTCGAGGAAGACAACAAGGCACTTTCGCGTCAGCTAGGGGATCTGCAACTCTCCGTAACGTCattggagaagcagaaagagaaactttCCCTGAACGTGGAGGACCTAAACCACGAAGTCAACAGAGAACACAAGACTAGCCGAAATGCTGAAAAAGCTGCCTCCACAGCCTCTATTCAGCTCGCGGAAGCAAACCGAAACTTGGAGACCGAGAGGCAACTCAGGACACAGGCACAAGCGAATACGCGAAAGCTGCAAAGCTCGCTAGACTCCGGAAATAAGGAAATCGAAAACTTGCACCGACAGCTCATGCTTCTACATAAGGCCGTCGAACCGGAAGCAGAGAATTCCGCTGATTCATGGGAGAAGATTCAGCCTGACTTGTCCAAGAAGGTGGACCTCGCCCAGCTGCTGGAAACTGTGCGAAGTCAACTTCAAGTGTCCGAGGAAAAATACAATCGAGCAGAAGGCCAACTTACAGAGATGCGTCGTCGACAcggggaggagatgaaggatcTTGATGCCCGTCACTCCTCATCCAAACGTGCGTTGCTGGAAGAAATTGATCAGAACCAAGTCGCTGGAAATCGCACCCCTACTCATCTCCGGAAGAACTCTGAAAGTGCCATtgcgaagaagcttggaACCCCAACAACGCCCAATCGCCGACTAAACTTGAACGACAACACAAATGATTCCGCGCGATCAGACAAAACGGTAGATACAGTGGGCTACCAAAAGCGCATGGACCTGGCAGGCGAGATTGAGGAGCTCCAAAACAAACTCCAAATGAGCGAGATGCAGAACAAGCATCTCCAAGGCCAGCTCGACCGGTCTGCTCCGCGGGACATATGGCAGGATGAAAGCCCCTCGGTTAGGCGCATGCAACTTCTAGAGCGAGAGAATGGCCGTCTGCACGACCAACTCGATGATTCCTCCAAGAAGGTATCAGCTTTGGAAAGGAGCATTCGCTCTGGGGAGCTGTCATTGCGTGATGTTCAGGCCAAATCCCACGAAGAGCTCTACGACCTCATCAACTCTCAAGAGCAGTCCAGGAGGTCATTGCTTAGAGTACACAATGAAACTGTCGCGGAAATCACAGATGCCAAAGGGCAGTTTGAGAAGCTAAAACGAGCAAAGGCCACCCTTGAGGTTGAACTCCGTGATGCATGCTCAGAAGCTCAAGAATTGCAGGTCGCCAGGGAGCAGGATGTTGTAAGCAGAAaccaacttcttcaagaatTTTCCGATCTGCAAATTCGTCTCGATGCGGAAACGTCCAAGTCGGCGGACCTTGGCGCTAGCCTCGGTCTCTATAAGAGCCGTGCGGACGAGTATTTCAGCAAGCTCGAGCAAGCAGAGATCACACTTCTCAAAGCCACCAGAGCGGAGCAATTCGCCAAGTCTCAGGCTAAAGAGACCGAGGACAGCTGTGCACAGATCATGGCCGAGCGCAAAGAGATGGAGGCAATGATAGACGATCTACAACGACAGACACAGTCATTTGAAGCTCGAATGGAGGATCAAGCCGCTGAACTGCAAGGTGCCCTTCAGGCGAAGCAACGTCTACAAAACGAGCTTGAGGACTACCGGAACCAGCGCGCCATTGATATCGAGGATAAGGAGACTTCAATGGAGCAAACAAGGCAGAAATACCAACGCGAGATAACCACACTCAACAACGAACTTCAGATGGAACGTGAGAAGGTTCTTAGCGGCCGAGGGGAGACGTCTCGTCTCCGAGAAGACCTTGAAGACCTTCGCAGCAAGTGGGATAACGAGGTGCTGAACAGCTCAACATGGGCTAAAGAAAAGTCGCGCATGGAGATTATGCTGCAGGATGTGACAACGTCCCGCGATGAAGCAGCCGCTGCACACAATGAAGCCCAATCGAGGGTTGTTTCTCTCTTGTCGCAAGTCAGGAGCCTAAGAACTTCGGTCGATGACGTGACTGCGGAACGCGATATTCttctcaaggagaagaagatgctTGAAGCACGGTTGACGGAAGCCGGAGAACGGTTGGAAGACCTCGCCAAGGGTGAAAGCCCGTCCATGCGTAACGCCGCAAGCATGGATCGTGAGTTGTTAGAGCTTAAGGCCAAGCTTGCTCAGCAGGAAGATGTTTCCCTTGCAGCTGTCGGGAAAATGAGACGTGCAGAGGCTCTTGCTACTGAAATGCAGAAGGAGGTGACCGCTGAGAGAGAGTCCAACGCACAGCTCTTCAAGGATAAGGCCGCCTTGGAGAAGCAGTTGAAGGAATCACAACTACGGTGTGTCGACCTGGAAACAAAGAGCTACTCCTCGGGTAGCCAGGATATCAGATTCCTTCATAAGAGAATCAAGGAGGTATGGAATAAGCCCATCTGTGTTCTAGGAATGTCTGTATACTAACACGCTTTAATAGTTGGAAGCCCATCTCGAGGAACAAGAAGCGAAGAATAGCTCAGAACAGCGATCGGTGCGAAACGTTGATCGTACGGTCAAGGATCTACAATCTCAGATTGAGAGACGCGAGAAGATGAATTCTCAGCTCGAAGAGGATATTAATAGAGGTCGCGAGAAGGTTGAGCGCCTTCTCAAGAGCATCGATGAACTGCAACAAAGCGAGTCGGACTCTCAGCTCCAGGCCCGCCGAGCAGAGCGAGAGTTACGCGAAGAGCGCGAGAAGTCGCTTAAGCTCGAGCGTGAGTTGAATGGGTGGAAGGCTCTCAGAGTCGAGCGGGGGGTCGGAAGGAGCCATGTCACTTTCAGTGATACTGgaagccggcgaggaagCGGCGCTTACACCACTGGCGACCTACCGCAACGCATGCCCAGCAACACCAAAGGCTTCCTGTAGGGAACGGCGCAAGTTTAAAGCCGCTGTGCTTGAAACATCCGCAAGGACGAATGAAACTTTACGAGCATAATATCATGGCAACCGCGTATGTTTATGAGGTACTGGAGATGGAGCGTCTTGCGTTTATTTTGTTTCGTTTTAGTGTTATGTGAATACGCATTTTGGATGTTTATGACGATACCGTTTGTGCTCTGAAGGCTTGTATTGGTGGAGGCGTATATCAGAGATCGTTATTCAGTTTTATAATTTCTTTCAAAGATGTTGGTTCAATATATATGTATTCGTAATTAGGCGTATCACAGTACAACCAAGATACCGACTTTCCTTAATAAGGCGCATAGTATTATGAGCACAGAGACAGTATTTACCGAAGTTAGAATGGAATTATTCAGGTATACATCTCGTTTTAACGACCGTTGGGCTGATGGCTGTAGATGGATTATCTACATGGTAGACGCGCGGCTGCTGCAAGCGCTCGCTTGTGGAGACAACGGCGACCCACCGGAGCTTAGATCGAGTTCACTCATTTTGGCAGAACAGGAAGTCGAACTCCCCAACACCCGCCGCCCGCAAGGAATTTAACATCGATTGCATTTCTTTGTACATACCCTCAAAATGGTACGTTGGATTCATAAAAAGAACACCGACTTACTACTTAGTTCTCTTTCCCCCAAAAGCGCGAAAAGGAGATTATAGGACGGGGAAAAAAAGTTACTAACCTATGGTTATAGGCACGAAACAGCGAAAAAGCCCAGTCGATGCTCTTCCGCTTCCGGGCCCAACAGGCCGCGGATTTGGGAATCATTGATATGGGCCGCACACGCCGCCCCAAGGCCATCACATCCGTTGACTCGATCCCGCTCTGCGAAAAATGGCGCGGCCAAGTCCTCAAAGAAATCTCGCGCAAGGTGTCTCGGATTCAAGAACTCAGTCTCTCGGACCACCAGATTCGCGACCTCAATGACGAAATCAACAAGCTCATGCGCGAGAAGTGGGCTTGGGAAATGCAGATTCGGAATATGGGCGGACCGAATTATATGCGTGGGTCCGGGCGGGTTTATGACGACGAAGGGAGGGAAATACCTGGTGGAGGAAAAGGATATCGATATTTTGGACGGGCGAGAGAGTTGCCGGGTGTTAAGGAGATGCTTGAAGCGGCGAccaggagggggaggggtccggctgaggaggatgacggGCCAAATGTTGGACGGGGTGGAGATATTGCGACGAAAAAGGTCGATGCGAATTATTTTGGCTATGGgcttgatgaggaggatgggacATTGCTTGCATATGAGTTacagagggagagggaagcCGTAGAGAAGTTACGGAAGCAAGCTGAtagtgaggaggatgtggaggaCGGGTGGGAGCCATTGcctggagatgctggagatggggtCGAATGGCGGTTGCcgacgctggaggaggtgcaAGAAGAACTTGTGGATAGAAGGAGACGGCGGTTACTGGAGAAGATTTCATGAATGTTTAGGTGCTCATTGCCTTTCTTTTCGTTTGGAGTTTGTTCATTCTTCGGCTTAGCTCGGTGCATCTCGAATACATGTGTAATGGCTTGTCTTTTCCTTGTAAATTTGTCATTAAATACAGAATATATCGCTAGCGGGGGTATATATGTACATGGATGCTAATTTTGTTTATCTGATGTCTCTACTGTATGCTGCCTCTTTGCTGCCTTCTCTGCCTTCAGGGCTTGTGTGATACTGATGCTCTCCTTGTTCTCAATGCCCGACTCACGACGATGTTCTTCCGCCTGTAAGTCGTCGAGTACGAACTTGCCGAGTTCACCAGATCGCCATTTCTGAATAAAATGCAGTGCGGCGAGGTCAATGTTGGGCGTGCCACCCTTTGCGAGCAGCCCTGTTTGGCGTGCGAAGCTGTCTAGAAGGGGTTGGATCTCGTTGGTTGCTGACGCCCAACGCTGGTATACACCAGAATCGTGCAAATTGATGTGGTATAGCAGGTAATCTGCTAATGTGACAGGAGATATCACAGAGTCCTTGACACAGCCGCAAAGGGCCAACTTCAACATATTCTCAGCGTCCGGCACGTAAGGCATGAAGACCCCTGGGGTATCCAGTACGTAAACTTTGGAGCCATCGTCCTTCTCTATGATTTTTACCGGGGTTCCAATTTTCCTAGTGATGCCCGGCTGGCCTCCGGTTTGGACAGCCTTGCCCTTTCTCACGCCGCCGCTGCGGAGGTTGTTTAGCAAAGTAGACTTCCCAACATTTGGCATTCCAACAATCATAACACGGCAGCCGATAAGTTTGTCAGGTCCCTCGGCATCGTTGCGCAGATGTTTTAGGATTTTGCTCACATCCGGGCGAGAAGATGAGCTGACGAAGAAGACTGGGTTATTTTGATCGAATTTTCGGATTCTTCTTTCGGCCTAAGTATGAAGAAGGGTTATGAGTAAACTATGAGCTGAGTCAATGGTTTATCGCTACTTACAGCCCTCTGTGCCGGTGAACCCGTCTCGGTCCCCAGGTCTCTCTTGGTGTAAACGATCAACCGCCTTGTCTTCCCTAGAGCTTCTTCAAACATGGGATTCACGGACGTAACTGGGACTCGAGAATCTCGACATTCAACCACATAGTCGATTGAAGAAAGCATGTTCCGCATCTTGTTTAGCCCGGCCCTATGGTGGCCGAGGAAGTAGGACCGCGGGATGGAGGCATAGTCGGGAAATATCTGGCGGGGCACGAACTTAGTAGCCATTATCGGAGGTCCACGGATTGAGAGCTTGTAGAACAGTCACCAAGGACCATATAGACGCATCCTTCGGCGTCATTCTCTACCGCAGAATAACGCGATCAACTTCTGGAACTCTTTTTTGGCCGGATTTTCTGTGATACTGAGGGCGGTGAATAAGGCGGTGTTGTGCGGTTGCTCTTTCGGGAATCATACACTGCGCGGCTTGGATTTGGCAACACTCTTTCTATGAAATATGCATCATGGTTGCTCAGTCAGAAATCTGCACCGCAAGTACGGTAAATAGGAAGCTCGTATGACCTAGGAGTTGACTACTCATATCCAAGTCAAATCTCGCTGTCCACTTTCATTTACACATATGTAGCCGTCGACGCCACCCGTAGCCAAGAGATGGCCCCTTGGCTTCCAGTACCCCTCTACACTTCGTCTCTTGATCCACTGCAAATAAGAACGATCAACTCCAGCTGGGCTCACGCTGAGTATCATGCCGTTGATATCTGCCTTTCGTCCTCGCTCAACTCGGGTCACTTCCCTTCCTTCTAGATCGGAACCGAGACAACGACGAGGCCGGAAGCTCAGTATTGCCCATGAGAATGATCAAGAAACCGAGAGAGATGATGCTCACTCCATCATTACCCCCTCGAAACACACCCCCAAAGCCTTCCGCGCATTCAAAGGAACTGTGGCATCCGGAGGGCCCCTGCGTCCATTCCGGCTCATCAAGCAAGATATTTTgaatcttcgccgccgctATACATCCGACTGGACCGTATTCAACCAATTGATTCTTGCAAGCGCTGTTTATGTCTTCTTCACGAATCTTCTTCCCGGCATCACTTTTGCTAGCGACCTGTACGTCCTGACCGGCAAGAGTTATGGAGCAATTGAAGTAGTGCTGAGCACCGGGCTCTGTGGGATGATATTCTCCTTGTAGGTGGCTTCATGGGTTAGGTACCCGTCTTTTTGGATCTGCAATACTGAATAGCTGgttccttcagcttctctaTTCAACCATTGACCATTCTCGGGGTGACTGGGCCCTTCGCAGTTCTTGCCGAGAACATTTATCAACTATGTCGCGATGAGTTTGAGATACCGTTTTTACCATTTATGGCCTGGTCTCTCATCCACGCAGCATGGCTGCACTACCTGCTCGCTATCACTAATGCGCATGACTGGACTATGCGTTACGTGACAACATTTACTACCGAGATATTCTCCCTTTTGAATAGTATCATCTACTTCCATAAGGCAATTCAAGAGTTGGAGAGAGCCCATGAAGCACTCACATTTGCGGCTTTTCTTTATGCTGTCATCGGTGCCGTAGGAACAATGCTACTCGCAATTTTCCTCTCTACCGCAGAAAGCTGGAAACCTTTATTTCACCGATATGTGCGCATGGGCCTATCCGAGTATGCGGCGGCGATCTCCATCATTATATTCATCGGCTTGCCACATGTTGGCGAACTCGCCAATTTGGACAAAATGACTCTTCCTATCAGCACGTCATTCAAgccatcctctccagatCGAGCCATATTCGTTGTGGAGTTTTGGGAGCTACCAGCCCGGTGGGCGTTTGCTGCTATCATTCCTGGTATCATTATTACcgtccttttctttttcgatCACGAGGTGAGCTCAATTATTTGTACAATTGATCGTTACGGGACACAGAAGCCAGGCGGATTTTCCTGGGATATTGTTCTCCTAGGCACTACGACAGCTTTGTGTGGGATTTTGGGCATCCCTCCGGCCAACGGGCTCCTTCCTCAAGCGCCTCTCCATTCTGAATCGCTGATGCATATAGAGAATGAACAGCGCACCGTGATtgtagatggagaggagaaggtcgaAACATACGAAGTCAAGCGTGTCTATGAACAACGCTGGTCAGCCTCCCTTCACGCTGGGGCAATCCTTTGTTTTGTTAGCCCTCCCTTGATGAAGGTCCTTGGCTTGACACCTACCAGCGTTCTCGCTgggctgttcctgttcatgGGCGAGCAAAGCCTGGCCGTTAAGTAAGTAGCGTATTCTCTTACTTTTCTGCTCCTTGCATCCTGACTATGGACACCAGTCCGATTTTATACCGGGCATTCTACCTCCTCACGCCGCCAGCTGAACTGCCACCTCTCCCATCTGTACtcgcaaagaaagaaaaccccAGTAACTCCGATACCACCACGAGCACCAACCAACGTCCATCATACGTTCCAGTCCATATTTACACGATCCTGCAGATAATAACCACAGTAGCGATATTCATCCTCACGCTAACTCGAGGCGCACCGGTCTTCCCAATTTTAATCGTAGCCCTGGTACCGTTCCGCCTCTTACTCATGAAGCGATGGTGGCCACGAGAAGTTCTTCGATTTGTGGATGCATGGGCATGCAAAGAAGGCACCcctgaagatgacgaagacgCCGAAGCCAAAGAGAACGAGGCCGTACGCGGACCCGGGCCCGGTTCTAGTAACAGTCCTATTCCTGGGGGAGTATTCTCGGCTGATGTGCAGAATTCCCACGGGTCTGCTACTGTTGCGGATGTACCTACAACTCATACCAGACCATTAAGAAATGTCGATGAGACCCGGTTGGATTGGGTAGAGCTTGACGAGATTCGACCACATATGGATGAGGAGTCGGGGAGAGGGGCTCGTTTGATAGATAGATGACTTGAAGGTTTTAGGGTACGATGTTGTTTCTAGAATTGTAGACACTTGTGGCATTCCTCCAGATCTATAGGTATTACATACTGTTAC
This genomic interval from Aspergillus puulaauensis MK2 DNA, chromosome 7, nearly complete sequence contains the following:
- a CDS encoding type II myosin (COG:Z;~EggNog:ENOG410PG6I;~InterPro:IPR008989,IPR000048,IPR004009,IPR036961, IPR001609,IPR027417,IPR027401;~PFAM:PF02736,PF00063;~go_component: GO:0016459 - myosin complex [Evidence IEA];~go_function: GO:0003774 - motor activity [Evidence IEA];~go_function: GO:0005515 - protein binding [Evidence IEA];~go_function: GO:0005524 - ATP binding [Evidence IEA];~go_function: GO:0051015 - actin filament binding [Evidence IEA]); the protein is MLPSQINSSPKRANPFGRASPSPSPSSSPQTKARPKSAVIASAGKFEEPKVHARNSSSISHSSLAPFSRNANRERSNSLKNDVASGTFAPEFIKTEDVRRGADQIRGQEGDNDFSGNKYVWLRDAEKAFVKGLVLEEQNGGRLLVQTDDGQREVDVDQVDRVNPAKFDKADDMAELTHLNEASVVHNLHTRYQADLIYTYSGLFLVTVNPYCPLPIYSNEYIKMYKGQSREETRPHIFAMADEAFRNLVEEGENQSILVTGESGAGKTENTKKVIQYLAAVATSDNMYSRSGAKQMNTLSQQILRANPILEAFGNSQTVRNNNSSRFGKFIRIEFARSGQISGAFIDWYLLEKSRVVKPNLQERNYHIFYQLLKGADPKLRQNLLLSKLGIEDFAYTRDGNDTIAGVSDEAEWTSLLEAFHVMNFSEEDQVSIFRTVAAVLHLGNISIMKESLRADQAALGRDALGSVEKACQLLGIETEPFVKGLLHPRVKAGREWVEKVQTPEQVRLALDALAKGIYERGFGDLVNRINSRLDRNTVTGEDNYFIGVLDIAGFEIFQNNSFEQLCINYTNEKLQQFFNHHMFVLEQEEYAREQIEWQFIDFGKDLQPTIDLIEVTNPIGVFSCLDEDCVMPKATDKSFTEKLHSLWDTKSAKYRASRLRQGFVLTHYAAEVEYSTEGWLEKNKDPLNDNITRLLASSQDSHVADLFSDCGNGDEVDYPKSRVKKGLFRTVAQRHKEQLSSLMNQLHSTHPHFVRCIIPNHKKRPKMLNAPLVLDQLRCNGVLEGIRIARTGFPNRLSFNEFRQRYEVLCRDMPKAYMDGQSAARIMLQKLALDKAWFRVGRTKVFFRAGVLAELEEKRDELIRTIMTRFQSVARGFVQRRISNKRLYRAEATRIVQHNFCAYLDMKSNPWWRLFSRMKPLLGETRTAHEVKRRDDRIKQLETKMKTDHSERQKIEEERRRAEIEMQRIQQTLESERSLALDKEEIFRRLQVREVELSEKLAGAIADQENLEDQLDELILAKKKTDEELDLRKTQLEQAGEIIQRLEAEKNEMQQSLEGLERRMADSQSNSSKAEIQITELGQEVKMLQSHLSLKDRKLQDLEAKLLKTDQDLDVKFAKASKELDQSKKEVKELLDENRSIRQQISDLSNTSTSYEELLRRKESELSVLRNDAKKHAEDKKQLDIEKSSLSTRHDNMQNRLRELQAQVDAMKSEKAQLEREAVDVRNLLQAKMSEDAEAGESRKLLEQQTRDLKNQLFQAQADLSRERQSRDDVQMLAEHNFAELKDKYETLNEAKITIEKEMYIQQDSLRRATEARVAAEQSRKELQTELIKLRERFTSVEDARLRAEAEMEQSLVKQNNQRLDSIRKEFDDTVARLEDVESERSRLAGREQQLMNAIAESENFRIRHDQHKERLERELVTLKGRLTASENDNRALLTKIQQKNLDIARSTSKASENQRLRVTTLQKEKTKLEEDNKALSRQLGDLQLSVTSLEKQKEKLSLNVEDLNHEVNREHKTSRNAEKAASTASIQLAEANRNLETERQLRTQAQANTRKLQSSLDSGNKEIENLHRQLMLLHKAVEPEAENSADSWEKIQPDLSKKVDLAQLLETVRSQLQVSEEKYNRAEGQLTEMRRRHGEEMKDLDARHSSSKRALLEEIDQNQVAGNRTPTHLRKNSESAIAKKLGTPTTPNRRLNLNDNTNDSARSDKTVDTVGYQKRMDLAGEIEELQNKLQMSEMQNKHLQGQLDRSAPRDIWQDESPSVRRMQLLERENGRLHDQLDDSSKKVSALERSIRSGELSLRDVQAKSHEELYDLINSQEQSRRSLLRVHNETVAEITDAKGQFEKLKRAKATLEVELRDACSEAQELQVAREQDVVSRNQLLQEFSDLQIRLDAETSKSADLGASLGLYKSRADEYFSKLEQAEITLLKATRAEQFAKSQAKETEDSCAQIMAERKEMEAMIDDLQRQTQSFEARMEDQAAELQGALQAKQRLQNELEDYRNQRAIDIEDKETSMEQTRQKYQREITTLNNELQMEREKVLSGRGETSRLREDLEDLRSKWDNEVLNSSTWAKEKSRMEIMLQDVTTSRDEAAAAHNEAQSRVVSLLSQVRSLRTSVDDVTAERDILLKEKKMLEARLTEAGERLEDLAKGESPSMRNAASMDRELLELKAKLAQQEDVSLAAVGKMRRAEALATEMQKEVTAERESNAQLFKDKAALEKQLKESQLRCVDLETKSYSSGSQDIRFLHKRIKELEAHLEEQEAKNSSEQRSVRNVDRTVKDLQSQIERREKMNSQLEEDINRGREKVERLLKSIDELQQSESDSQLQARRAERELREEREKSLKLERELNGWKALRVERGVGRSHVTFSDTGSRRGSGAYTTGDLPQRMPSNTKGFL
- the ISY1 gene encoding pre-mRNA-splicing factor ISY1 (BUSCO:EOG09264IOS;~COG:A;~EggNog:ENOG410PKY9;~InterPro:IPR029012,IPR037200,IPR009360;~PFAM:PF06246;~go_process: GO:0000350 - generation of catalytic spliceosome for second transesterification step [Evidence IEA]); amino-acid sequence: MARNSEKAQSMLFRFRAQQAADLGIIDMGRTRRPKAITSVDSIPLCEKWRGQVLKEISRKVSRIQELSLSDHQIRDLNDEINKLMREKWAWEMQIRNMGGPNYMRGSGRVYDDEGREIPGGGKGYRYFGRARELPGVKEMLEAATRRGRGPAEEDDGPNVGRGGDIATKKVDANYFGYGLDEEDGTLLAYELQREREAVEKLRKQADSEEDVEDGWEPLPGDAGDGVEWRLPTLEEVQEELVDRRRRRLLEKIS
- the MTG1 gene encoding putative GTPase MTG1 (BUSCO:EOG09262WHU;~COG:S;~EggNog:ENOG410PK4S;~InterPro:IPR027417,IPR006073,IPR016478,IPR023179;~PFAM:PF01926;~go_function: GO:0005525 - GTP binding [Evidence IEA]) yields the protein MATKFVPRQIFPDYASIPRSYFLGHHRAGLNKMRNMLSSIDYVVECRDSRVPVTSVNPMFEEALGKTRRLIVYTKRDLGTETGSPAQRAAERRIRKFDQNNPVFFVSSSSRPDVSKILKHLRNDAEGPDKLIGCRVMIVGMPNVGKSTLLNNLRSGGVRKGKAVQTGGQPGITRKIGTPVKIIEKDDGSKVYVLDTPGVFMPYVPDAENMLKLALCGCVKDSVISPVTLADYLLYHINLHDSGVYQRWASATNEIQPLLDSFARQTGLLAKGGTPNIDLAALHFIQKWRSGELGKFVLDDLQAEEHRRESGIENKESISITQALKAEKAAKRQHTVETSDKQN
- a CDS encoding uncharacterized protein (COG:P;~EggNog:ENOG410PHXB;~InterPro:IPR003020,IPR011531;~TransMembrane:12 (i96-119o131-150i157-175o181-201i213-232o244-267i288-304o341-358i379-399o467-484i538-557o563-579i);~go_component: GO:0016020 - membrane [Evidence IEA];~go_component: GO:0016021 - integral component of membrane [Evidence IEA];~go_function: GO:0005452 - inorganic anion exchanger activity [Evidence IEA];~go_process: GO:0006820 - anion transport [Evidence IEA]), coding for MPLISAFRPRSTRVTSLPSRSEPRQRRGRKLSIAHENDQETERDDAHSIITPSKHTPKAFRAFKGTVASGGPLRPFRLIKQDILNLRRRYTSDWTVFNQLILASAVYVFFTNLLPGITFASDLYVLTGKSYGAIEVVLSTGLCGMIFSFFSIQPLTILGVTGPFAVLAENIYQLCRDEFEIPFLPFMAWSLIHAAWLHYLLAITNAHDWTMRYVTTFTTEIFSLLNSIIYFHKAIQELERAHEALTFAAFLYAVIGAVGTMLLAIFLSTAESWKPLFHRYVRMGLSEYAAAISIIIFIGLPHVGELANLDKMTLPISTSFKPSSPDRAIFVVEFWELPARWAFAAIIPGIIITVLFFFDHEVSSIICTIDRYGTQKPGGFSWDIVLLGTTTALCGILGIPPANGLLPQAPLHSESLMHIENEQRTVIVDGEEKVETYEVKRVYEQRWSASLHAGAILCFVSPPLMKVLGLTPTSVLAGLFLFMGEQSLAVNPILYRAFYLLTPPAELPPLPSVLAKKENPSNSDTTTSTNQRPSYVPVHIYTILQIITTVAIFILTLTRGAPVFPILIVALVPFRLLLMKRWWPREVLRFVDAWACKEGTPEDDEDAEAKENEAVRGPGPGSSNSPIPGGVFSADVQNSHGSATVADVPTTHTRPLRNVDETRLDWVELDEIRPHMDEESGRGARLIDR